A part of Antechinus flavipes isolate AdamAnt ecotype Samford, QLD, Australia chromosome 6, AdamAnt_v2, whole genome shotgun sequence genomic DNA contains:
- the MGARP gene encoding protein MGARP produces the protein MYLRRAVGKTLTLPLRTPPSSPPLLWKHASLRQMSSKRVPGLAGSNMIYYLFVGVTFSAGGYYAYRTVTSDQSRYIERINTMQAKSTMKESPEMLQHPDEELKATETNEVCSEAPNEADLAAVEEIPDVEDAAPEETPPVSAGAGTEDSPTVSVGAGAEETPADSVEAGSEEDQGVSAEAHPELLSEAAKVSTESGPEVTDAAVLEAAEASSKAPEPEKASAGDTELEEENKSPAEAETHADAELEEEAPQQA, from the exons ATGTATCTCCGCAGGGCTGTTGGGAAGACTCTGACCTTACCCCTGAGGACCCCTCCTTCCAGCCCCCCACTGCTTTGGAAGCACG caTCCCTTCGACAGATGTCATCTAAGAGAGTCCCTGGATTAGCTGGGTCAAACATGATATACTATCTCTTTGTTGGAGTCACTTTTAGTGCTGGCGGATATTAT GCTTATCGGACAGTCACATCAGACCAGTCTCGGTACATAGAACGTATCAATACCATGCAAGCGAAAAGTACTATGAAGGAATCACCAGAGATGCTGCAACATCCAG ATGAGGAGCTAAAGGCCACAGAAACCAATGAAGTGTGTTCAGAAGCCCCTAATGAAGCTGATTTGGCAGCGGTTGAAGAAATTCCCGATGTGGAAGATGCAGCTCCGGAGGAGACTCCCCCAGTCAGTGCCGGAGCTGGTACAGAGGACTCTCCGACGGTCAGCGTCGGAGCTGGCGCAGAGGAGACCCCGGCAGACAGCGTCGAAGCTGGCTCGGAGGAGGATCAGGGAGTCAGTGCTGAAGCTCATCCAGAGTTGCTAAGTGAAGCTGCTAAGGTCAGTACGGAATCAGGGCCAGAGGTCACAGATGCAGCTGTGCTGGAAGCGGCCGAGGCTAGCTCCAAAGCTCCTGAGCCGGAGAAAGCTTCGGCTGGAGATACTGaactggaggaagaaaataaatctcCCGCTGAAGCTGAAACCCACGCAGATGCTGAATTAGAGGAAGAAGCCCCTCAGCAGGCTTGA